In Sphingopyxis macrogoltabida, the sequence AAGCCCCCGACACCGGCGAAAAAACTGACGAAAGTCGTCGCGTGTTGAAGGCCTATCCGGTTTTCAATGCCGATCAGGTCGAAGGTCTTCCGGAACGTTTCCATCCCGCCGCGACGCTTGAGGTGGTGGAACCCGAGGGCCGTCAGGCTGAACTCGACTCATTCTTTGCCAATATTCCGGCCGTCCTGCGTCATCAGGGCGACGAAGCCTATTATGAGCCGGTAGCTGACCGGGTGACAATGCCGCCCGCGCATCTCTTCTCGGGCTTCGACCACTATTACGCGACGCTCGCGCACGAGCTGTCGCATAATGCCGTAACCCAAATTATGCCGCATCGTGGCGAGAAGGCGCGGTTGGCGGCATGATCGCGCTTGGCCCATTCGGCATAATCTTCGTCGCTCCAACAACATGGAGCACGATGATCATGACGGAAACTCAGTACACTTGCATCGAACCCTATCTCGACTCGTTCATCGAGAGCTTCGCGGCCGCCAATTACAAAACGGGAACGCTCAAAACCTACCGCCATCTCGTTCGGAATCTGGGGCGGCTGATGGACGCTGAGGGCGTGGAGCCTTCCGCATTGACGCTCGATCAGGCCGAACGGCTGGGACGGATGGTGCCGCGAAAACAGGGTCAGAAGCTTTGTCCGCATAATCTGGCGCGTCGGTTCGCCGCGCATCTCATCGACATTGGCGTGGCGCAGCCTGTGCCGCTGACGGACGCTGAGGTGATGCGGACCACGCTGTTGGCGGACTTCGAGGCCTATCTGGTCAAACAACGGGGCCTGAGCCCGCGCACGATCAGGCACACGCTGGGCTTCGCGAACCGGTTCCTCGACTATCGCTTCGGCAGGCAAATGATCGACCTGACGCGGTTGAGCGGTGCCGACATCACTGGCTTCGTGCAGCAAGTGCTGGCGCGCCGGACGCCCTATCGCGACAAGACGGTAGCGACGCATCTGCGGACCTTCTTCCAATATCTGTTCGCGCGTGGCGCGACCGCGACCAATCTCGCACCCAGCGTCCCCAAGACAGCCCAGCGCTGGGATGCGCGACTGCCCCGGCACCTCTCGCCCGATGGCGTTGAGGCGGTGCTTCGCTCGGTGCGCAGCAATCCCCGACATGCCGCACGCGACTATGCGATGTTGCTGCTGATGGCGCGGCTCGGGTTGCGAGCGCCCGAGGTGATCGCGATACGGTTGGACGATATCGACTGGCGCGCGGGCGAACTCATGGTGCGCGGCAAGGGCGAGTTGCACGATCGGTTGCCGATATCCGGCGAGGTCGGGGACGCGCTGAGCCGCTATCTTCGCGATGAGCGCGGGCCAACGACATGCCGAGCCGTGTTCGTCAGCCACCGCGCGCCGCACCGCGCGTTTAAGAACGGCCAGATCGTCAACGCCATCATCAAGGATGCACTGGCGGCGACCGGGCAAAAGCCGGTGACGCCATACGTCGGATCACATGTGTTGCGTCATAGCCTTGCGACCAGACTGGTGAACGCCGGTGCTTCGCTCGACGAGGTGAGCGACGTGTTGCGGCACCGCTCACGGTCATCGACCCTGATATATGCGCGGCTCGACATTGACGGGCTGCGGTCGGTCGCGCAGCCTTGGCCAGTTGCGGGAGGCGTGCAATGAGCATCGTCCTTCAACTCGACCGTTATCTGAGCGTTCGGCGCAGTCTCGGCTACGATCTTCGTACGGATGAACGGATACTCCGGCGCTTCGCCCGCTTCGCCGATCAGGAACGCGCTTCGCACGTCGATACGGCGCTGTTCCTGCGCTGGGATGCGAGCCTGCCCGTTGTAGGCACATCCACACGCTCGGCACGGTTCGGCAAGGTGCGGCTGTTCGCGCAGTGGCTGAGCGGTATCGACCCGGCGCACCAGGTGCCGCCGCGCGGGCTGCTCCCTGAGCGTTATGCGCGGCAGCGTCCTTATATCTATACGGAGGCCGAGATCGCCGCGATCGTCATGGCGGCCAAGGGTCTGCCGTCCATCTATGGCCTGCGCGCGCTGGCCTGCTCAACCCTGTTCGGGCTTATCGCCGTAACAGGGCTCAGGATCAGTGAAGCGCTGGCGCTCAAAGACGATGACATCGACACCGAGACTGGCGTGCTGCGCATACGGCGCGGAAAGCTTGGCAAGGAACGGTTGCTTCCGCTCGACCCAAGCGTGGTAGCGCAGCTCATCGCCTATGCTGCAGAGCGCGACCGACTGCTTGGACGGTCCTCGCCAGCACTGTTCGTCACGGAAAAGGGAACCCGCCTGACCGACTGCAGTGCCCGCTACAACTTCGCGCACGTCTGCCAGCGGATCGGGCTGCGGCCCGGCCAACAATATGGTCGGCACGGCCGGGGGCCGCGCATCCATGACCTTCGCCACAGCTTCGCGGTGCGCACGATGATCGGGTGGTATCGCGCGGGCAAAGACCCCGCGCGCGAAATGATCCGACTGACGACCTATCTGGGTCATACCAATCCCTCCAACACGTTCTGGTATCTGGAGGCGGTCCCGGAACTGCTCGATCTGGCGATGGCCCGTGCAACCCGCCGGCCGGAGGTGAACCAATGAGCGTCGCGACCTTGCCTGCGCTGATCCAGCGCTTCTTCACCGACCGGCTTTGCACGCAACTGGAGGCAAGCCGCCACACGGTTGCAGGCTACCGCGACACGTTCCGGCTCCTGCTTCGATATGCGAGCGCGCAACGTGGCAAGCCGCCGGTCAAGCTGACGGTCGAAGACATCGACGCCGATCTGGTTGCCGACTTCCTCAGCCATATCGAAACGGCGCGGGGCAACGGCGCTCGCAGCCGTAATACCCGACTGGCCGCGATCCGATCGTTCTTCCGCTTCGTCGCGATGACCGACCCAACCTGGCTACTGCACTGCCAGCGCATCCTCACCATGCCCAACAAGCGCTATGTGAAGCGTGCGGTCACATTCCTTGACGCGGATGAGATCGCGGCGTTGCTCGCAGCGCCGGATCGCACGACATGGACGGGGCGGCGTGATCATGCTCTGCTGCTGCTCGCGGTCCAGACTGGTCTGCGGGCATCCGAACTGGTTGGCCTCACGCGGGGTGATGTGGCGCTCGGCACCGGCGCGCACGTCCGCTGTATGGGTAAGGGCCGTAAGGAGCGCGCCACCCCGCTTCGCCGCGAAACGGCTAAGCTGCTGGCGACGTGGATCGGCAACGACAAGGATGAGAGCAGGCCGCTGTTCCCATCGATCCGGGGCGAGCGGCTGAGCCGCGACGCGCTCGAACATCTGGTACGCAAGCATTGCCTGACGGCATCGCGCGCATGCCCGAGCCTCGACACCAAGCGGGTCACACCGCATACGCTTCGCCACAGCACGGCGATGGAACTGCTCCACCACGGTGTCGATCAAACGGTGATCGCGCTCTGGCTTGGTCACGAAAACGTCGAGACCACCCAGATTTACATCCATGCCGACATGAGAATGAAGGAAAAGGCGCTCGCTCGCGTCGCGGCCCCTGCCACCCCGCCCGGCCGGTTCCGACCAGACGATAACCTCTTGGTGTTCTTAGAAGGGCTCTGATTATGCCGAACAGCCGCATGGCCGATGCCGGGCTGTCTGGCCTCCAGCGGAGGCCATGCGGCATAATCTGGGTTACGGCATTATGCGACTTATGCCGATATCGGCATAAGTCGCACTGGACTGGCCATGCCAGCCGCTTGGGCCGTGATCTCAAAAACCGCTTCGGTACGGCGGCATATGCCGCCGAGGAACTGGTCGCATTATCTGGACAGTCTGCGCCGTCCGCAACATTGCAGTAAGGTCGGCGATGGACGCCCACGGTAGGCAGTTATCAGGCTGGCCGTAGCGCTGACCCAAGAGCTGGCGGAGGCCAGCCTGATAGCTGCCGGGCCATAGGGCGCAACGGTGCGAGGTCAGTTTCCGGGTGGGGGGTCCGGGGGGAGGGTTTCGCGCCGGTGTCGATCATTGCTGTTTGCGAGCGGCGCGAGGCCAGGGGCCTCGATGCGCATGTGCCGCTGATCCTGCGTGGCGATGCGCTCTATCATCCCGATCTGGATCGCTTCTTTCTCGACCTGCCGCTGTCGGGGGTCCGTTCGCGGCACTCGCTTCGCGCCTACGCCTATGATGTCGCGGTCTGGCTTCGCTTTCTCGATGCCTGCGGCAAGACCGTGTGGGCTGCGACCCGCGACGATGTCGGCGCCTATCATCGTGAGCGACGCCGCGACGAGGCCGATCACCGGATCACGGGGGCAAGCTGGAACCGGGCCGTCGCCAGCCTCGATCGCCTCTACCGCTGGGGCGAGCAGCAAGGGCTGATCGCCGACGCGCCGTTCAGCCGCCGCGCCGTTTGGCGACCGGCGCAGGGTGGCCGTCGCGGCATGATCGCGGCGCGCAACGACGCCTATGAGCGCGTCGCCAGGCGGTCGGACGTCCGGTTCGTCACGATGGACGATTACCGCATTTTCCGCGAGCTCGGCCTGCGCGGGCTCACCCCTGACGGCACGGAGCGCCCCGGCGCTCGCGATCGCAACGGGCTGCGCAACGCGCTATTCGCCGATCTTCTCGTCACCACCGGCCTGCGCCTCGAAGAGGCGTCGGGCCTGCTCACTGCCGAGCTCGCGGCGATCGACCGCGAGGACGGTGACGTCCAACAACTTTGGTTGCCCCTTCCGCCGCCGCTCACCAAGGGCGACCGCGGACGCAGCGTTCTGGTCCCACGCCGGCTGCTTCGTCAGATCGCCGCCTATGTCGCGGTCGAGCGCGCCGCGGGCGTGGCCAAGTTCGCCGCGCGCGACGGTGCGGCCAGCTTCGACCGACCGATCCCTGTCACCCGCGCCGGTCTCGACCGCATGCGCGATATCTGCACCCCGGAGGAACGATGCCGCCTGATCCTGTGCGACGAGGATGGAACGCCCCGCGAGCCGGCGGCGCTATGGCTGACCGAGGTCGGCCAGCCTGTCCGCCCCAACTCGTGGGAGGTGATCTTCACCCGCGCCTGCAAGCGGTGCGCACAGAACGGCTTCCCGCTGTCGATCAGCCCGCACCAGCTTCGCCACGCCTTCGCAGTCCATATGCTCGCCTTGCTGATCCAGCAGCGGCTGCGCGAAGCGGCATTGCCGGTGGGGCCGGTGGAGAGCTATCGGCTGATCCTGGGCGACCCGCTGCAACAGGTGCAACGCCTGCTTGGCCACGCCAGCCTCACCACCACCTATATCTACCTCGACCATATCGCGACCCGCGCCGATACGGTGGACGCGGCCGTCGAGGGGCTGCTGGCGTTACTGCCGGGGCCGCAAGGCGTATGAGCGGGCGTCCCCGCAAGGGCCGGCCTGTCGCCTTTGCGCCGATCACGCCGGAGCGATCGCAGCCCGATCCTGTGCTCGGCCTCAAGTTCACCATCGAGGCGCGGCATGGCGGAACGGTCCTAGTCGATATGACCGGGCTCGATCCTCGCCCACTCGCCATCGCTTTCGCCGGTGCGCTGCGTCGATCGGCGGCGCTCGGCGGCCCCATCGGTGCGGCCAGCGTCATCAAGCAGTATGTTCAGGTCTATCGCCACTTCTTCGCCTGGCTTGGCGATGATGCGCCGGAGGTGACCGGCGTCAACGACCTGCGCGCAGTCCATATCGATGGCTTTGCGTCCGCGCTCGAACGGCGTGGGATGGGCGCGATCCACCGGCACATAACGGTCGGCAAGGTCATCAACACGCTGCGCGCGATCGAGGCAGACCGGCCCGATCGGATCGCGCCCGACCTGCATGAGCGGCTGCGCTACACGCTGGCCACTTCGGCGGGCCGCTCGACCCCGCGCGATGCCTATAGCCCCTTCGTCGCCCGCGCGCTGCGCGACGCCGCGAGGGCCGATATCGAAGCGATGCTTCGCCGCCTCGGCGCCGACGACCGCACTGATGAGGGCGACCCTGTCGTCGCCAGGGCGCGCGCCGATGTCGAAGCGATCATCGCGCGGCAGGGCTTTATCGTCGCAGACCAGCCCGCGCTGAAGCGCCTCTATTTCATGCGCATGCGGCGCGGATTGCCGATCAGCACGCTCATCGACGACCTGCATGGCCGCCATCATCTGCTCGCGCGCGATCTGCCGGCGCTGCTCGTGCTGCTCACGCTCGATACCGGCCTCGAGCCGGAGTGCCTGAAGACGCTGACCGTGGATTGTCTCACCAACCCGCATGCCGGCACGGTGGAGCTACGCTATCTGAAGCGCCGCGCCCGCGGTGCCGAGCACAAGAGCATGCGGGTCCGCGATGGTGGTAGCGGCACACCCGGCGGCCTCATGCGTCGCCTGATCGACGTCACCGCCGTCGCACGCGAGCATCTGACCGACGATTGCCTCTGGCTCTATCACAACGTTGGCGGCCTTCGCGCCGGCATCGTCGATCCCAAGTTCCAACTCGCCGCCTGGGCTCGTCGCCATGGTATCGCCGGCGATGATGGGAAGCCGCTCCATCTGCTGCTTTCCCGGCTGCGCAAGACCCACAAGGCGCTATGGTACACCAAGACCGAGGGGCATATGGCCCGCTTCGCGGTCGGTCACACCCGCGAGGTCGCGGCGCGCCACTATGCCGATCTGCCGTCGCTCCGGCCGTTGCACGAGGCGGCCGTCGCCGATGCCTTCCGCGCAGCGGTCGCTGCGGCGATGCCGACCGTGCTTCCACCCACCGCCGAGCAGGCGCTGCGCGAAGCGCCCGAACAGGTCGCGTCGCTGATGTCGGCTGATACGGTGGGTCCGGTGCTCGACGGCGAACAGGATGTCTGGCTCGCCGCCTGCGCGGGCTTCCATAGCAGTCCTTTCGCCGAGCCCGGTTCGCCCTGCGCGCAGCCCTTCTGGGGCTGCCTCGATTGTCCCAACGCCGTCATCACCGCGCGCAAGCTCCCCGCGATCCTCGCCTTTCTCGCGTTCGTCGAAGAGCAGCGATGCAGCCTGCCGGCGAGCGACTGGGCCGCCAAGTTCGGCCGCGTCCACACCCGGATCACGGTCCAGGTCCTGCCGGTCTTCTCCGATGCCGTTATCGCCGAAGCGCGCCGGCAGATGGGGAGCGAACGGCTCTATCTGCCGCCGGAGGCACGCGCATGACCACGCCCGTCCATGCCCTCGTGCCCGCGTTCGACGATCGCCCTGTGCTGGCGAGCGCGCCGCTCAAGGCGGGCCATGCCCGCGAGGAGCTGTCGCACGTCGGCGACCCGACCTGGGATCTCGGTCCCGCCGTCTTCCGCGAGAACGCTCGGCGCTGCCACGTCACCGTGCATTTCGACGTGCTCGAACATGCCGATGTGCAGGCGGCAATGCGCGCCTATCTCTACGCCCGCCTCAACGTCGGTCTTCCCGGCTACCACCCGAAGCTGCCGCCCGCCAGCATCCGACAGGCATTCAACCGGGCTCGCCGGTTCTTCGCCTTCGCGCGCGAGCGGCTTGGGCGGCTCGACCTGGGCCGCATCGATCAGGCGCTGATCGACGCTTATGCGCGCCACCTGCGGGATGATTCAGCGCGGCGCCCCGTCATCGTCGGCCAGCTCTTGCAGGTGGTCACCGATCTCTACCATCTCCGGGATCACCTGCCTGGAGGCGGTCTCGGGTTCGAGCCGTGGGCCGGGCAAGCGGCTGCGCGCGTCGCCGGATATCGGCATGTGCGCGAGAACCGCACCCCACGCATGCCGGAGGAGATTGTCACGCCGCTGCTCGCCTGGTCGCTGCGCTATGTCACGACCTTCGCGACCGATATTCTGGCGGCTCGGGTCGCGCTCGATCGGCTCGAGGCAGTCCGCGCTCGGCTGCTCGCCGCCGAACGCGGACTGCCTGATGCAGAGCGCCGCCTGCGGCAGCGCGCGCGCCTCGAGCGCTATCTCGCGCGCCGAGCCCGGCAAGGACGCGGCGTGCCCATCTGGACGACGGCACACAACGGCGCCACGCGCATCGATCCCCTCACCGGGGATGCAACCCCGCCGATCAACGCCCATCTCCTCCATTTGCATGCCGGCATCGATGCCGTCGCCGAGCCGGCCATGCATCTCATGCTCACTACCGGCGCACCGGATGTCATTCGCGAAGCGGTTGCATCGCTTGGTACCGAGGTCGGCGGCATGGACACGCCGATCTCGATCGCTCCCGAGAGCGGTCGGCCATGGCGTGCCCGCTTCGACGTGAAGACCCTAGCGATCGAGGAGCGGATGCTGCAGGCCGCCGCCTATATCGTATGCGCCTATCTGACCGGCATGCGCGACTGCGAGGTCCAGGCGATGCGGCGCGGCTGCCTCTCGATCGCGCGCAGCGAAGACGGCCTGATCGAGCGGCAACGCGTCCGATCGACCCTCTACAAGCGCCGATCGAGCGCCGGTGAGTCGGCGAGCTGGGTGACGATCGAACCGGTGGCCGAGGCGATCACGGTGCTCGAACGGCTGTCGGAACACGCGGCACGGAAGACTGGAAGCGACACGCTCTGGCCGGTGCTTCGTCCCCGCGCTGTCACCAAGACGCATCTGTCGAGCGAGGTGGTCCGCCAGCTCAACGCCTTCCGCGACCACCTCAACACCGTCTTCGGCAGCCCCGATGCGCCGGTCATCCCACCCGGCCCCGATGGCAAGCCGTGGCGCATCACGACGCGGCAGTTCCGGCGCACCATCGCGTGGCACATCGCCAACCGTCCGTTCGGCACCATCGCCGGCATGATCCAGTACAAGCATGCCTCGGTCGCCGCTTTCGAGGGCTATGCCGGGACCAGTGGATCGGGGTTTCGCGCAGAGGTCGAGGCGCAGCGCCGGCTCGGTCAGATTGACGATCTGCTGGACTATTTCGACCGGCGGCAGGGCGGCGCATCACTCGGCGGACCGGCGGGACCACGCATCGCGCGGACCCTCGACGATGCCGCCGTTAAGCTCGGGCCACTGCCCGCCATGATCGCCGATCGGGCCCGCCTGCGCGTCATGCTCGCCAGCGTCGCGCGCACCTTCCACGTCGGTCTGCTCGCGGATTGCTTCTTCGATCCCGCGACCGCGCTCTGCCTCAAGCGCGTGACGACCCCCGATCCCAGGCAGCCGCTCACCGCTCTGTGCGAGCCGACCCGCTGCCCCAACGCCTGTATCACCGCCCGCCACAGGCCGGCGTGGGAGCGCGCGGCCGATGATGCCAGGGCGCATTTACGCGAACGGCGCATGTCCGATCTCCAGCGCCGCGCGCTTGAGGGCGAGCTTGACCGCCTGACCGCGGTGATTGCCGGGATCGACCCTCCCGCGCCGTAGACCACCCCGGCTGTTGGCGGAGTCCTGCGCCGGTCGGCGCACCCGCGCAACGGCTTCGCCGTCCTCCGCTTCGCTGCGGCCCTGACGGGTGCGCGAGCCCCCTGTGCCCGGCGCGAACGGGCCTCCGCCGCCGGGGATGGTCCCCGGCGCGAGAACGGAGAACAGATCATGTCAGCCTCACCACGCTCAGACGTCTATGCGCGCGTCACCGACGCGATCGTCGCCGCGATCGAAGCCGGCACCGGCACCTGGCGCATGCCGTGGCATCATTCTGGCGCCGACGTCACCCGCCCGACCAACGTCGCCAGCGGCAAGCCCTATCGCGGCATAAATACGGTCTCGCTCTGGGCGGCCGCCTATGGCAGCGACTATGCGAGCGGGGTCTGGGGCACCTATCGCCAGTGGCAGGCGCTCGGCGCGCAGGTCCGCAAGGGCGAGCACGCCAGCCTCGGCGTCCTCTGGAAGGAGTTTCGCGCGAAGGGCGATGACGCCGGCGACGATGACGACCACCGACGGCTTTTCGCCAAGGCATTCAGCCTGTTCAACGCCGATCAGGTCGATGGCTATGCGCCCGAACCGGGGCCGGTCCTGCCCGAGA encodes:
- a CDS encoding tyrosine-type recombinase/integrase — encoded protein: MTETQYTCIEPYLDSFIESFAAANYKTGTLKTYRHLVRNLGRLMDAEGVEPSALTLDQAERLGRMVPRKQGQKLCPHNLARRFAAHLIDIGVAQPVPLTDAEVMRTTLLADFEAYLVKQRGLSPRTIRHTLGFANRFLDYRFGRQMIDLTRLSGADITGFVQQVLARRTPYRDKTVATHLRTFFQYLFARGATATNLAPSVPKTAQRWDARLPRHLSPDGVEAVLRSVRSNPRHAARDYAMLLLMARLGLRAPEVIAIRLDDIDWRAGELMVRGKGELHDRLPISGEVGDALSRYLRDERGPTTCRAVFVSHRAPHRAFKNGQIVNAIIKDALAATGQKPVTPYVGSHVLRHSLATRLVNAGASLDEVSDVLRHRSRSSTLIYARLDIDGLRSVAQPWPVAGGVQ
- a CDS encoding tyrosine-type recombinase/integrase; the protein is MSIVLQLDRYLSVRRSLGYDLRTDERILRRFARFADQERASHVDTALFLRWDASLPVVGTSTRSARFGKVRLFAQWLSGIDPAHQVPPRGLLPERYARQRPYIYTEAEIAAIVMAAKGLPSIYGLRALACSTLFGLIAVTGLRISEALALKDDDIDTETGVLRIRRGKLGKERLLPLDPSVVAQLIAYAAERDRLLGRSSPALFVTEKGTRLTDCSARYNFAHVCQRIGLRPGQQYGRHGRGPRIHDLRHSFAVRTMIGWYRAGKDPAREMIRLTTYLGHTNPSNTFWYLEAVPELLDLAMARATRRPEVNQ
- a CDS encoding tyrosine-type recombinase/integrase; the encoded protein is MSVATLPALIQRFFTDRLCTQLEASRHTVAGYRDTFRLLLRYASAQRGKPPVKLTVEDIDADLVADFLSHIETARGNGARSRNTRLAAIRSFFRFVAMTDPTWLLHCQRILTMPNKRYVKRAVTFLDADEIAALLAAPDRTTWTGRRDHALLLLAVQTGLRASELVGLTRGDVALGTGAHVRCMGKGRKERATPLRRETAKLLATWIGNDKDESRPLFPSIRGERLSRDALEHLVRKHCLTASRACPSLDTKRVTPHTLRHSTAMELLHHGVDQTVIALWLGHENVETTQIYIHADMRMKEKALARVAAPATPPGRFRPDDNLLVFLEGL
- a CDS encoding tyrosine-type recombinase/integrase; translated protein: MSIIAVCERREARGLDAHVPLILRGDALYHPDLDRFFLDLPLSGVRSRHSLRAYAYDVAVWLRFLDACGKTVWAATRDDVGAYHRERRRDEADHRITGASWNRAVASLDRLYRWGEQQGLIADAPFSRRAVWRPAQGGRRGMIAARNDAYERVARRSDVRFVTMDDYRIFRELGLRGLTPDGTERPGARDRNGLRNALFADLLVTTGLRLEEASGLLTAELAAIDREDGDVQQLWLPLPPPLTKGDRGRSVLVPRRLLRQIAAYVAVERAAGVAKFAARDGAASFDRPIPVTRAGLDRMRDICTPEERCRLILCDEDGTPREPAALWLTEVGQPVRPNSWEVIFTRACKRCAQNGFPLSISPHQLRHAFAVHMLALLIQQRLREAALPVGPVESYRLILGDPLQQVQRLLGHASLTTTYIYLDHIATRADTVDAAVEGLLALLPGPQGV